From [Clostridium] symbiosum, a single genomic window includes:
- a CDS encoding DUF2000 domain-containing protein, whose amino-acid sequence MDLQNEKCVMIIDDQLPLGIIANTTAIMGITLGKEMPEVVGENVTDRNGNEHLGIIGVPVPILKGSPETIREIREKLYQPDFQELTVVDFSDLAQSCNDYGDFTEKMGNAPESALQYFGLAICGPKKKVNKLTGSMPLLR is encoded by the coding sequence ATGGATTTACAAAACGAGAAATGTGTCATGATCATCGATGATCAGCTTCCGCTGGGAATCATTGCAAATACCACAGCGATTATGGGAATCACACTGGGAAAAGAGATGCCTGAGGTGGTTGGAGAGAATGTAACCGACCGAAACGGCAACGAGCATCTGGGCATCATCGGAGTTCCTGTGCCGATTTTAAAGGGTTCACCGGAAACAATCAGGGAAATCAGGGAAAAGCTCTATCAGCCCGATTTTCAGGAACTGACGGTGGTGGATTTTTCGGATTTGGCACAGAGCTGCAATGACTATGGCGATTTCACGGAGAAAATGGGAAATGCCCCTGAAAGTGCCCTGCAGTACTTTGGGCTGGCCATCTGCGGGCCAAAGAAAAAAGTAAACAAGCTCACCGGCAGCATGCCTCTGCTCCGATAA
- a CDS encoding ribokinase: MMEHVFVINSYFWLHSFYSSTLPGNGETLIGTGYRPSGGGKGVNQAFAAAYEGCYVEVIGRIGADYAGEMCRKECASVGGIGCRYLQRDEEHATGSGCILRDEEGGNAIVIVPGVCDDFSKADFDAAKEYIKKCKAGGFQLEVNPETIGYAIKESAGLGVRTFLDPAPAIVLPDDLYPYISFIKPNEHEASILTGIRVSSYTDARRAGYCLMEKGIKECVIITMGEKGCVVVSRDGAYIVPCPQVSVEDPTCAGDSFAGSFIASIAKGKTIKEAVIQASCLAALTVSRSGSMYNCFFDSREQLEKIQKRYLEKIEYEIIKI, from the coding sequence ATGATGGAACATGTATTTGTCATCAACAGCTATTTCTGGCTGCACAGCTTTTACAGCAGTACGCTTCCGGGAAACGGGGAGACGCTGATTGGCACAGGGTACCGCCCGTCAGGAGGAGGCAAAGGCGTGAACCAGGCATTTGCCGCCGCATATGAGGGGTGTTATGTCGAGGTAATCGGGCGCATCGGCGCCGACTATGCAGGAGAGATGTGCAGGAAAGAGTGCGCATCGGTAGGAGGCATAGGCTGCCGTTATCTTCAAAGGGATGAGGAACATGCCACCGGCAGCGGATGTATTCTGCGCGATGAGGAGGGAGGCAACGCGATTGTTATTGTACCGGGCGTTTGCGATGACTTCTCAAAGGCAGATTTTGACGCAGCAAAGGAATATATTAAAAAATGCAAAGCAGGCGGTTTCCAATTGGAAGTGAATCCGGAAACAATTGGATATGCAATAAAAGAGAGCGCAGGGCTCGGTGTAAGGACGTTTCTGGATCCGGCTCCGGCTATTGTCCTTCCGGATGACCTTTATCCATATATCAGCTTTATTAAACCAAACGAACATGAAGCGTCGATTCTGACGGGCATTCGGGTCAGCAGTTACACAGACGCCAGGAGAGCCGGATATTGTCTCATGGAAAAGGGGATAAAAGAATGCGTAATTATTACAATGGGAGAAAAGGGATGTGTTGTTGTAAGCAGAGATGGTGCATATATCGTGCCCTGTCCGCAGGTTTCGGTTGAAGATCCAACCTGCGCTGGAGATTCCTTTGCCGGAAGCTTTATCGCTTCGATAGCAAAGGGAAAGACCATTAAGGAAGCAGTTATTCAAGCGTCCTGCCTAGCTGCGCTGACCGTCTCACGATCCGGCTCAATGTACAACTGTTTTTTTGATTCCAGGGAGCAGCTCGAGAAAATACAGAAAAGGTATCTGGAGAAAATCGAGTATGAAATAATAAAAATATAA
- a CDS encoding TIGR04076 family protein has translation MAEMYKVKLTVLKTAIYPELAEKYLSIGKELKPCGGFKEGQEIIVDAFMTCPEGFCPQAWAALYPQMLTISRGGSYAPWTKEDGVEVGCCTDGLRPVTFLIERDEVQPFDL, from the coding sequence ATGGCAGAAATGTATAAAGTAAAATTAACAGTATTAAAGACAGCAATCTATCCGGAACTGGCAGAGAAATATTTATCGATCGGAAAAGAACTGAAACCATGCGGAGGCTTTAAAGAGGGCCAGGAAATTATCGTAGATGCATTTATGACATGTCCGGAGGGGTTCTGTCCTCAGGCATGGGCCGCTCTTTACCCACAGATGCTGACGATCAGCCGAGGCGGTTCCTACGCACCCTGGACGAAAGAAGACGGAGTTGAGGTCGGCTGCTGTACAGACGGACTGAGACCGGTAACGTTTTTGATTGAGAGAGATGAAGTTCAGCCTTTTGATCTTTAA
- a CDS encoding GNAT family N-acetyltransferase produces the protein MNYENTPALETERLILRKFTEDDVNALFAIYSDEDVNTFLPWFPLKSVEEAGEFLMEKYISAYQQPRGYQYAICLKEDNIPIGYIKVSVEDNHDLGYGLRKEFWHRGIVTEAGRALIEQLKKDGMPYITATHDVKNPRSGGVMRQLGMGYEYSYEEQWQPKNILVTFRMYQLNLDGQNGRVYKEYWNKSTVHYKETGIQS, from the coding sequence ATGAATTATGAGAATACTCCGGCGCTTGAGACGGAGAGGCTTATTTTGAGAAAATTTACAGAGGATGACGTTAATGCTCTGTTTGCAATTTACAGTGATGAGGATGTGAATACCTTTTTGCCCTGGTTTCCGTTAAAATCGGTGGAGGAAGCCGGGGAATTTTTAATGGAAAAGTACATTTCTGCCTATCAGCAGCCCAGGGGTTATCAATATGCCATTTGTCTGAAAGAGGATAATATCCCAATCGGATACATCAAGGTCAGTGTTGAGGATAATCATGATTTAGGTTACGGACTTCGGAAAGAATTCTGGCATCGGGGGATAGTCACCGAGGCGGGCAGAGCGCTGATTGAACAGTTGAAAAAAGACGGCATGCCCTATATCACGGCCACCCATGACGTCAAAAACCCCCGAAGCGGCGGCGTAATGAGGCAGCTTGGCATGGGCTACGAGTACAGCTACGAAGAGCAGTGGCAGCCCAAAAACATCCTGGTAACCTTCCGCATGTACCAACTCAATCTCGACGGACAGAACGGGAGAGTATATAAAGAATACTGGAACAAATCAACCGTACATTACAAAGAAACAGGAATCCAGAGTTAA
- a CDS encoding phosphotriesterase yields the protein MPRITTVCGDIAPEELGYTDMHEHVMFDGTDMGEICRPSMPKNLPIQWEDKISLENIGLLKRNFTLCQDAMNLDDEEVMTGEVADYKESGGDSLLELSVPGIRLDVAAIKRISEKTGVNIITATGFYIESSWMGRFDGWKTADFYQRMMEEFENGIGDTGVKPGCVKIALSSFTRREEMSLRAGGQMAKDTGMSITVHPCGQGGGDPRKVVEVLKEEGVPAEKIVIAHVPMANNRGLSEMIRYPELWALNLDVAKAILSEGANVSVEFMSGQIDLEALGSQSNPDYMKLAGLVKLINEGHCRQMVLGTDMCVKTMARRCGGEGYCRLTKFAVPALKQYGGVSDYAIRSIMIDNPARILAY from the coding sequence ATGCCCAGGATTACAACTGTGTGCGGTGACATTGCACCGGAGGAATTAGGCTATACCGATATGCACGAACATGTGATGTTTGACGGGACCGATATGGGGGAGATTTGCCGCCCTTCGATGCCGAAGAACCTCCCAATTCAATGGGAAGACAAGATTTCACTGGAAAATATCGGCCTTTTAAAACGCAACTTTACCCTGTGCCAGGATGCAATGAATCTTGACGATGAGGAAGTTATGACGGGAGAAGTTGCCGATTATAAAGAATCGGGAGGAGATTCCCTGCTGGAACTGAGCGTTCCGGGAATCCGCCTGGATGTGGCGGCGATTAAAAGAATTTCAGAAAAGACAGGGGTCAATATTATCACGGCCACCGGCTTTTATATTGAATCATCCTGGATGGGACGTTTTGACGGCTGGAAGACAGCCGATTTCTATCAGCGTATGATGGAGGAGTTTGAAAACGGCATCGGGGATACCGGAGTGAAACCCGGCTGTGTAAAAATAGCGCTTTCAAGCTTCACAAGGAGAGAGGAGATGTCCCTGCGGGCCGGAGGCCAGATGGCAAAGGATACGGGGATGTCGATTACGGTTCATCCCTGCGGCCAGGGAGGAGGCGATCCAAGGAAGGTTGTGGAAGTCCTGAAGGAAGAAGGCGTCCCGGCAGAGAAGATTGTCATTGCACATGTTCCGATGGCGAACAACAGGGGACTGTCGGAGATGATACGGTATCCGGAGCTTTGGGCTCTTAACCTGGATGTGGCGAAAGCAATCCTTTCAGAGGGAGCCAACGTATCCGTGGAGTTCATGTCGGGCCAGATTGACCTGGAGGCCCTGGGTTCCCAGTCAAATCCGGATTATATGAAATTAGCCGGCCTTGTAAAACTGATTAATGAAGGCCACTGCCGGCAGATGGTACTGGGCACCGATATGTGCGTCAAAACAATGGCCAGACGATGTGGCGGGGAAGGCTACTGCCGTCTTACCAAATTTGCAGTACCGGCGCTCAAACAATACGGCGGTGTGTCGGATTATGCAATCAGGAGTATCATGATCGATAACCCGGCCAGAATTCTGGCGTATTGA
- a CDS encoding dihydrodipicolinate synthase family protein — MEREKMFWGAGTELTISYQRDGTIDHGAIRHMVDWQIEKGLAYLFAGGISSEAHMMTYDEQEALAKTMCSEAGGRIPVMCNVMVPGYRDAVGMIKRYEAAGADAICITPPYLTDYSEKALEEYFTALIEASRVPVYIYNAPQTHNMLSPILLSKLVNTYDHVHGYKDSTQSITYLETAMGLIQKKFNYIAGSDSTIFTTLALGGCGIISFISIAFPKPIIELCDAFFAGDLDRARECQAFIMKIRDILRKGGNSAGYKYASELVGCPIRGTRYPDSLLILPETLKKEIHDGLRELELVP; from the coding sequence ATGGAGAGAGAGAAAATGTTTTGGGGAGCCGGTACAGAACTTACAATCAGTTATCAGAGGGACGGTACCATCGATCATGGAGCAATCCGTCATATGGTTGACTGGCAGATAGAGAAAGGCCTCGCTTACCTGTTTGCCGGCGGGATTTCCAGCGAAGCTCATATGATGACTTATGATGAACAGGAAGCGCTTGCAAAGACAATGTGCAGTGAGGCCGGAGGAAGAATCCCGGTTATGTGTAATGTGATGGTACCGGGGTACCGGGACGCCGTCGGTATGATAAAGCGCTATGAAGCGGCAGGAGCCGACGCAATATGTATTACTCCGCCCTACCTGACAGATTATTCGGAGAAGGCTCTGGAAGAATATTTCACTGCGTTAATAGAGGCGTCAAGAGTACCGGTCTATATTTATAACGCTCCTCAGACGCATAATATGCTGTCACCCATACTTCTGTCGAAGCTTGTCAATACATACGATCATGTTCACGGATACAAAGACAGCACTCAGAGTATTACTTATCTTGAAACTGCAATGGGTTTGATACAAAAGAAATTCAATTATATTGCAGGGAGTGATTCGACTATATTTACGACGCTGGCTCTCGGCGGCTGCGGAATCATATCCTTTATAAGCATTGCTTTTCCAAAACCGATCATCGAATTGTGCGATGCCTTTTTTGCAGGAGACTTGGACAGGGCCAGAGAATGCCAGGCTTTTATTATGAAAATCCGCGATATTTTAAGAAAAGGCGGAAACAGCGCGGGGTATAAATACGCTTCAGAACTTGTGGGGTGCCCAATCAGAGGAACACGTTATCCGGACAGTCTTCTGATTCTCCCCGAAACTTTGAAAAAAGAGATCCATGACGGATTGAGGGAGCTGGAATTAGTACCATAG
- a CDS encoding helix-turn-helix domain-containing protein yields MDSNEIIIKDIPAFFRKFKGSTKDGQYDLYCQEFAYSIIYGNLNSSHVDEILQLVGLSCVPDRLLLIQTDYNDVFQFYPEFNQFPRRFNITQILQRCVKRSGIEGLVASYTGRGVIGVFLCTGQQSSSEEKEVTEKIRELASEMIVRVNEEIGEGVAIGISRYCSSLSRFPQAYAEGKEGLFHCFRLGKNHMVFYKDIKEPKTVFSRDELKNFGSEIVSGITAGEQNAVKEQVGRMMRYMLSVAMSPTNIRLILVSFTDSLRERFCGSRIPIDTLEKAYLNTSKQIINSMFADDIEKAMEQFCSKLIKELGAEAQSSEELLLHKIDEVIEKYYPNSEFNLDVMATLFHYSSYHFGRLFKNMRGESFRQYLAKYRIERAKEFLAKGGKPNEVAFQTGFNSISYFCTVFKSLTGISPKQYQENFMK; encoded by the coding sequence ATGGATTCAAACGAGATTATTATTAAAGATATTCCTGCATTTTTCAGAAAATTTAAAGGCAGTACAAAAGACGGGCAATATGATTTGTACTGTCAGGAGTTCGCCTACAGCATCATATATGGAAACCTGAACAGCAGCCATGTGGATGAGATCCTGCAGTTGGTTGGACTCAGCTGCGTTCCTGACCGGCTTCTGCTGATACAGACGGATTATAACGACGTGTTCCAGTTTTATCCGGAGTTTAACCAGTTCCCGAGACGTTTCAACATAACCCAGATCCTTCAGCGGTGTGTGAAGCGAAGTGGTATAGAGGGGCTGGTGGCATCCTATACGGGAAGAGGCGTAATCGGCGTATTCCTGTGCACCGGCCAGCAATCCTCCTCGGAAGAAAAAGAGGTCACAGAGAAAATCAGGGAACTGGCATCGGAGATGATTGTAAGGGTCAACGAAGAAATCGGAGAGGGCGTTGCAATCGGAATCAGCAGATACTGCAGCAGCCTTTCAAGATTTCCGCAGGCCTATGCCGAGGGCAAGGAAGGATTGTTCCATTGTTTCAGGCTGGGGAAGAACCATATGGTATTTTACAAGGACATTAAAGAACCTAAGACGGTTTTTTCCAGGGACGAGCTTAAAAATTTCGGCTCTGAGATTGTCTCCGGTATCACGGCGGGAGAACAGAACGCGGTGAAAGAACAGGTGGGCAGGATGATGCGGTACATGCTGTCCGTCGCGATGTCACCGACCAATATACGCCTGATACTGGTAAGTTTCACCGACTCACTGAGAGAGCGGTTCTGCGGCTCCAGAATACCGATTGATACACTGGAAAAAGCATATTTGAACACATCGAAACAGATTATCAACAGCATGTTTGCAGACGATATCGAAAAGGCGATGGAACAGTTTTGCAGTAAATTAATAAAGGAATTGGGAGCGGAAGCACAGAGTTCTGAGGAACTGCTGTTACATAAAATCGACGAGGTAATAGAAAAGTATTATCCCAACAGCGAGTTTAATCTGGACGTAATGGCGACCCTCTTTCATTACAGCTCTTACCATTTCGGGCGCCTTTTCAAAAATATGCGGGGAGAGTCTTTCAGACAGTACCTGGCGAAATACAGGATAGAGCGGGCAAAGGAGTTTCTGGCCAAGGGAGGTAAGCCGAACGAAGTCGCATTTCAGACCGGGTTTAACAGTATCAGCTATTTTTGCACGGTCTTTAAAAGCCTGACCGGTATTTCACCGAAACAGTATCAGGAGAACTTTATGAAATAA
- a CDS encoding amidohydrolase yields the protein MSVLADLVFMNGKIAKVDTDFNFCTAIAVKDGWIIDTGSDEEIKCHIGKGTEVIDLKGKLMLPGAQDCHTHACLAGLYKMPWFLDVGEEHVSCLDDIKKILRDAAEKTPKGQWIMGSGLSSGCIRECAEEHRQITRWDIDEAVPDHPVWLANSGLHHILVNTRALELVGITKDTPELKRHEGKIQRREDGEPTGYLDDFMLMDAVGKVSTLLSDEQIRDCIILLQREMNENGVTTHTDMVGIGGDHLFAGAGGSRVIDVYEAMGEAGELTARVSVNIMAGLNGLSTYDAIIGGAGAGRVPELKDRNWVDACAVKLFGDSMWLRPDGRKTGGSSYFPGDTIEEQREEITRTIVELHRMGYQIGIHSTGGCGIDTIVDAYVKAMELYPGKDLRHFVIHGDDFSDENMRKCAKHHIVLSSQAVAPWGFMESLVNSVDPEDPSKMFDYQRFMDNGVVVSQGSDAPCMTVNWLMGLKFAMTRTTVSGTCYNKGNGCTIEDGIRMYTINGAYQNHRENVTGSIEVDKLADLQVLDTDIFEISPDEFDEVRVVMTVVGGRIVHSITV from the coding sequence ATGTCAGTTTTGGCAGATCTTGTTTTTATGAATGGAAAGATCGCAAAAGTCGATACGGATTTTAATTTCTGTACGGCAATTGCGGTAAAAGACGGATGGATCATCGATACCGGAAGTGATGAAGAGATAAAATGCCATATCGGGAAAGGAACGGAAGTAATTGATCTGAAGGGAAAGCTGATGCTTCCCGGCGCCCAGGACTGCCATACGCATGCCTGTCTGGCCGGACTTTATAAAATGCCCTGGTTCCTGGACGTGGGGGAGGAGCATGTTTCCTGCCTGGATGACATTAAAAAGATATTAAGGGATGCGGCGGAAAAGACGCCGAAAGGACAGTGGATCATGGGTTCCGGCCTGAGCTCCGGCTGCATCCGGGAGTGCGCAGAGGAACATCGGCAGATCACCCGCTGGGATATCGATGAGGCGGTGCCGGATCATCCGGTATGGCTCGCCAACAGCGGACTTCACCATATACTTGTAAACACCAGGGCGCTTGAACTGGTGGGAATTACAAAGGACACGCCGGAGCTTAAGCGCCACGAGGGCAAAATCCAGAGACGGGAAGACGGGGAACCGACCGGGTATCTCGACGATTTTATGCTGATGGATGCGGTTGGAAAAGTGTCCACGCTTCTGAGCGATGAACAGATCCGTGACTGTATTATCCTGCTGCAGAGAGAGATGAATGAGAACGGCGTCACCACCCATACCGACATGGTCGGAATCGGCGGAGATCATCTCTTTGCCGGCGCCGGAGGTTCCCGGGTAATCGATGTGTATGAAGCAATGGGGGAGGCGGGCGAGCTCACGGCCCGTGTTTCGGTCAATATCATGGCGGGCCTTAACGGCCTTTCCACCTATGACGCCATCATCGGGGGAGCGGGAGCCGGAAGGGTTCCGGAATTAAAAGACAGAAACTGGGTCGACGCCTGCGCCGTTAAACTCTTCGGAGACAGCATGTGGCTGCGCCCGGACGGAAGAAAGACGGGCGGAAGCAGCTATTTCCCGGGAGATACGATAGAGGAACAGAGGGAAGAGATCACGAGAACCATTGTGGAACTTCACCGGATGGGATACCAGATAGGAATCCATTCCACAGGAGGATGCGGAATCGACACCATTGTGGATGCCTACGTGAAAGCAATGGAACTGTACCCTGGAAAAGATCTGCGCCATTTTGTCATTCACGGTGACGATTTTTCGGATGAGAATATGAGAAAATGTGCAAAGCACCATATCGTGCTTTCCTCGCAGGCAGTGGCTCCGTGGGGATTCATGGAATCTCTGGTGAACAGCGTGGACCCGGAGGATCCGTCCAAAATGTTTGATTACCAGCGTTTTATGGACAACGGCGTCGTGGTGAGCCAGGGGTCCGACGCTCCCTGCATGACGGTTAACTGGCTGATGGGGCTTAAATTCGCGATGACGAGAACAACCGTTTCGGGCACCTGCTATAACAAGGGCAACGGCTGCACGATTGAAGACGGAATCAGAATGTACACGATTAACGGGGCATACCAGAACCACAGGGAGAATGTGACCGGCAGCATAGAGGTTGACAAGCTGGCGGATCTTCAGGTTCTTGATACCGATATTTTTGAGATATCACCGGATGAGTTTGATGAGGTGAGAGTTGTAATGACCGTGGTGGGCGGACGGATTGTCCACTCCATTACCGTTTAG
- a CDS encoding NYN domain-containing protein — protein sequence MDKQDKIAVLIDAENVSKKYIKLIMDEVSDYGIATYKRIYGDFTNPSVMAWQDALRDFALTPVFQFNYTKGKNASDSALIIDAMDILYSGKVNGFCLVTSDSDFTKLAIRLREAGMIVIGMGEQKTPNSLVSACETFKFLDLLYQESLEEQAEDNKVTAEKTAKIAEPPAAYRPSEERDTKKPSEGRQKAHQVEAPDNQEEKTDHVKDDLRLNNVPTKEEIGAEIVSIIESRSDENGWINQSEIGTVLPKRVPGFDPRNYKCKKLGQFIESFDYLETRTMKNPNNKLLKVVYVKIKQM from the coding sequence ATGGATAAACAGGACAAGATTGCAGTATTGATAGACGCAGAGAACGTATCGAAAAAGTACATTAAATTAATTATGGATGAAGTAAGTGATTACGGAATTGCTACATACAAGCGTATTTACGGCGACTTTACCAACCCCAGTGTCATGGCATGGCAGGATGCGCTGCGTGACTTTGCGCTTACGCCGGTTTTCCAGTTTAATTATACAAAGGGGAAGAATGCCTCGGACTCTGCTCTGATTATAGATGCAATGGACATCCTGTATTCGGGAAAGGTCAACGGGTTCTGTCTGGTGACATCGGACAGTGATTTTACAAAATTGGCAATCCGGCTTCGTGAGGCCGGCATGATCGTAATTGGAATGGGGGAGCAGAAAACTCCGAATTCCCTCGTTTCCGCCTGTGAGACGTTTAAATTCCTCGACTTACTGTACCAGGAGAGCCTGGAGGAGCAGGCGGAGGATAATAAGGTAACAGCGGAGAAGACCGCTAAAATCGCGGAACCGCCGGCGGCCTACCGGCCTTCGGAGGAACGGGATACGAAGAAACCTTCCGAAGGAAGGCAGAAAGCCCATCAGGTTGAAGCTCCGGACAACCAGGAGGAAAAAACGGATCATGTCAAGGACGATTTGAGACTGAACAATGTGCCGACAAAAGAAGAGATTGGTGCGGAGATTGTCTCAATCATCGAGTCGAGATCCGATGAAAACGGCTGGATCAACCAGTCCGAGATAGGAACCGTGCTTCCAAAGAGAGTTCCCGGCTTTGATCCACGTAACTATAAGTGTAAAAAACTGGGCCAGTTTATTGAGAGTTTTGATTATCTTGAGACAAGGACAATGAAGAATCCAAATAATAAACTGCTGAAAGTGGTATATGTGAAAATTAAACAGATGTAG
- a CDS encoding aldo/keto reductase: protein MEYTYLGRTGLKVSRFCLGTMNFGTSTEEKDAFYIMDKALDAGINFFDTADAYGGFAGEGEHGLTEKIIGRWFAQEGGRRDRVILATKVFATMEDPFEGPNDEDGLSAWKVRRHMEDSLKRLQTDHIDLYYMHHIDRHVTWPEMWGAMEPLVNTGKATYIASSNFAAHDLVRAQWEADKRHFLGLVAEQHQYHLLSRLPELEVIPAARELGLGLVTYSPLAGGMLGENALKRLSGSRSENRHYSEEMVKTLTDFAGFCHDLGEKQSDVAMAWILKNPVVTSPLIGPRTPEHLDNIIHALDVKLDDSAMKRLDEIFPGPGGEAPDSYAW from the coding sequence ATGGAATACACTTATTTGGGACGCACCGGACTGAAAGTCAGCCGTTTTTGTCTGGGAACAATGAATTTTGGAACATCCACAGAGGAGAAGGACGCATTTTATATCATGGATAAGGCATTGGATGCCGGAATCAACTTCTTTGATACGGCGGACGCTTACGGCGGTTTTGCCGGAGAAGGCGAGCACGGCCTGACGGAGAAAATCATCGGCAGATGGTTTGCCCAGGAAGGCGGAAGAAGAGATCGCGTAATCCTGGCCACCAAAGTATTTGCCACAATGGAGGATCCGTTTGAGGGACCGAATGATGAAGACGGACTGTCCGCCTGGAAGGTACGCAGGCATATGGAGGATTCATTAAAACGCCTTCAGACCGATCATATTGATCTTTACTATATGCACCATATCGACCGCCATGTAACATGGCCTGAGATGTGGGGCGCAATGGAGCCTCTTGTAAACACCGGAAAGGCCACTTACATTGCTTCCTCTAACTTTGCGGCCCACGATCTCGTCAGGGCACAGTGGGAGGCCGACAAACGTCATTTCCTCGGCCTGGTAGCGGAGCAGCACCAGTATCATCTGCTTTCCAGACTGCCCGAACTGGAAGTGATTCCGGCAGCCAGGGAACTCGGGTTGGGACTCGTTACTTACTCACCGCTGGCCGGCGGAATGCTCGGGGAAAATGCTCTGAAACGGCTCAGCGGTTCACGCAGCGAGAACCGCCACTATTCGGAGGAAATGGTTAAAACACTGACCGACTTTGCAGGCTTCTGCCACGACCTTGGTGAGAAACAGTCGGATGTAGCAATGGCATGGATTTTAAAGAACCCGGTAGTCACCAGCCCTCTCATCGGGCCGAGGACGCCGGAGCATCTGGACAATATCATTCACGCACTGGATGTGAAACTGGACGACAGCGCGATGAAACGTCTGGACGAGATCTTCCCGGGACCGGGAGGAGAGGCGCCGGACAGCTATGCCTGGTAA
- a CDS encoding DeoR/GlpR family DNA-binding transcription regulator, whose amino-acid sequence MNNNNKKTVRLKNIIAFLKDCNGASLKNIADYLQVSEMTARRDLYELREQNVIHYISGVAIFNPDSQRHNEQCPYDLVGEKLVNNEMKERIGKAAATLLTAGDTVIIDTGTTTEHFAKHIPDQVPLTVLCYNINIMSELIRRSHLNLLFAGGIYHENTQMFESPEGLSLINRTRATKVFLSAAGVSELLGITCRNHYEIDTKRAIINAALKRILLVDSSKFNRIRPALFAQLTDIDTIVTDDGISSEWIEILKKNDIEILIA is encoded by the coding sequence ATGAATAACAACAACAAAAAAACAGTTCGTCTAAAAAATATCATTGCTTTTTTAAAGGATTGCAACGGCGCTTCCCTGAAAAATATTGCCGATTATCTTCAGGTTTCTGAGATGACGGCCCGCCGTGATCTTTATGAATTGCGGGAACAGAATGTCATTCATTACATATCGGGAGTTGCCATTTTTAATCCCGACAGTCAGCGCCACAATGAGCAATGTCCTTATGATCTTGTCGGTGAGAAGCTGGTGAATAACGAGATGAAAGAAAGAATTGGAAAAGCTGCTGCAACACTGCTCACCGCCGGTGATACTGTAATCATTGATACGGGAACCACAACGGAGCATTTCGCCAAGCATATACCGGATCAGGTACCGCTTACGGTTCTCTGCTACAACATCAACATCATGAGTGAGTTAATCCGGCGCTCGCATCTGAATCTTTTGTTCGCCGGAGGGATTTACCATGAAAATACACAGATGTTTGAAAGCCCGGAAGGTTTGAGTCTGATTAACCGGACGCGCGCAACCAAGGTTTTCCTTTCAGCTGCCGGCGTCAGTGAACTGCTTGGAATCACCTGCAGAAATCATTATGAAATTGATACAAAAAGGGCAATTATTAATGCTGCCCTCAAACGGATTTTGCTTGTAGATTCCTCGAAATTCAACCGAATCAGACCTGCTCTGTTCGCCCAGCTCACAGATATTGATACAATTGTTACGGATGATGGGATTTCTTCCGAATGGATTGAAATTTTAAAAAAGAATGATATTGAAATTTTGATTGCATAA